A single genomic interval of Zobellia nedashkovskayae harbors:
- a CDS encoding vanadium-dependent haloperoxidase, with protein sequence MKKVILAISYGLSIVVILFNLGCSTSSEKQLSEQDVAIEWADMSLFITQYTPSNSPTFASRGFAYIGLTMYESIVNGYASNISLEGQLDGLTNLPKPDPSLTYDWVLSFNAAQADILRSIYVQTSNENKVRIDSLENAIHKQYSNLLDNKETAERSAAYGKAVASAIFEWSKTDGGHRGYLENFDKKMIHPNRPGSWKPPLFAQSFSHHPLHPHWGENRTFDKKNRSLPLPHFIPYDTLSNSPYYQEFLQVYEKDLALTKLEKEAAIWWGDDPDVTFTPPGHSFYIASLAIEQKKPSFIKCAEVYAKTSIAVADSFIKCWEWKFHFFSERANTFIPKHIDEEWESFWPDPPFPAFPSGHAIQAAAAATVLEDSFGKQFHFIDKAHEGRERDDVRDTDFVPRVFNSFWEAAEETADSRFYGGIHTPQDNSVGLEEGIKIAKNIIELDWTKTDP encoded by the coding sequence ATGAAGAAAGTAATTTTAGCCATTTCTTATGGCCTATCAATAGTAGTAATACTCTTTAACCTTGGTTGTTCAACTTCTAGTGAAAAGCAACTATCAGAACAGGATGTGGCAATTGAATGGGCAGATATGTCACTTTTCATAACACAATACACACCATCAAACTCCCCAACTTTTGCCTCTCGTGGTTTCGCGTATATTGGATTAACAATGTACGAATCTATCGTTAATGGCTATGCTTCAAACATATCTCTAGAAGGTCAGTTAGATGGGCTTACAAACCTTCCTAAGCCAGACCCATCGCTAACTTATGATTGGGTACTTTCATTTAATGCAGCACAGGCAGATATTTTAAGGAGCATTTATGTACAGACTTCTAACGAGAATAAAGTACGTATAGATTCATTAGAAAATGCTATCCATAAGCAGTATTCGAATCTATTGGACAACAAAGAAACTGCTGAGCGATCGGCGGCTTACGGGAAAGCCGTTGCATCTGCTATTTTTGAATGGTCAAAAACGGATGGAGGCCATAGAGGTTATCTAGAAAATTTTGACAAGAAAATGATTCATCCAAACCGTCCGGGATCATGGAAACCTCCTTTATTCGCGCAATCTTTTAGTCACCATCCATTACACCCACATTGGGGCGAGAATAGAACTTTTGACAAAAAAAACCGTTCCTTACCACTACCTCATTTTATACCTTATGACACCTTATCAAATTCTCCTTACTACCAAGAATTTTTGCAGGTCTACGAGAAAGATTTAGCACTTACTAAATTAGAAAAAGAAGCAGCTATATGGTGGGGAGATGATCCTGATGTAACTTTTACACCTCCTGGACACTCCTTTTATATAGCCTCCTTGGCTATCGAACAAAAAAAACCATCTTTCATTAAATGTGCAGAGGTCTATGCAAAAACAAGTATTGCCGTTGCAGATTCTTTTATTAAGTGTTGGGAATGGAAATTTCACTTTTTTTCAGAACGAGCCAATACGTTTATTCCAAAACATATAGATGAAGAATGGGAATCCTTTTGGCCAGACCCGCCTTTTCCTGCATTTCCCTCAGGTCATGCTATCCAAGCTGCTGCGGCTGCCACTGTTCTAGAAGATTCTTTTGGGAAACAATTTCATTTTATAGATAAAGCCCATGAGGGCAGAGAGCGTGATGATGTTCGGGACACTGATTTTGTTCCAAGAGTATTCAATTCATTTTGGGAAGCCGCAGAAGAAACAGCAGACTCAAGATTCTATGGAGGCATTCATACGCCTCAGGATAATAGCGTAGGCTTGGAAGAAGGAATTAAAATAGCCAAAAATATCATTGAATTAGACTGGACAAAAACAGACCCATGA
- a CDS encoding SusC/RagA family TonB-linked outer membrane protein, with the protein MNYEPFFRRKGGLLKLCRFLTLFLFLGGISLPSIYAQEISVSGTITSASDGLPLPGVSVLDTEDPSTGVVADFDGNFTISLKNGNTSLRFSYIGFKPLITPVNGQKTLNVAMEEDVANLDEVVVVGYGTQKKATVTGAVTAVQGAILESSPAISVSNSLAGRLPGVVIIQTSGEPGNDESSINIRGQNTLGNNQPLIVIDGIPDRDGGVGRLNPDDIANISVLKDASAAIYGARAANGALIVTTKQGKAGKTTVTYKADFGLARPTSVPNMANASEYLTIMNELSIFNSNIPVDQWDAAWANMQSQGNYTIPGTDETVNAAFSPETVRGHREGLDPWLYPDTDWFDSTFKNYAEQSRHNLSVSGGSEAARFYTSIGYTDQDAIYKNSANRYQQYNFRINTDIEVNEYIKTKLGFSYRKEDRTFPTQGAGAIFRMLMRGRPNETAVWPNGLPGPDIENGQQPVVVTTNATGYDKRPTDYLQLTASVDITNPWVKGLKMTLLTGVDQSQQRQKLWETPWTLYSLDRDNYVATGNPVLTGAIKSNFTDPRLTQFSANNLNVNLTGLITYDTTFGDDHALGLLAGVTRESFQGEFFSAFRRNYLSPAVDQLFAGGSDQQNTNGSGFNRTRLGYYGRFQYDYKEKYLAEIIWRYDGSYIFPGADRFGFFPGVLAGWNISKEDWFNVKAIDFLKLRASYGQMGNDQVFFNDELQEYAFLNTYGFGEYPIDGNVVTTLQETVLPNSSFTWEKANNLNVGLDGIIIDGSLSFTLEYFLNKRDQILIQETGSTPGSSGISTLLPPVNAGKVSNEGFEFSFNYYGGNEDGFKYEIGFNGGYAKNTVDFLDEVPGIPDYQKMEGKPIGSFLVYESDGVFKDLSDISSNTLDYSAVKGDLEPGDMKFKDVNGDGAINDLDQVRLDESLFPNFNYGVTLNASYKNWDLSVLFQGATGAKLPIQTESGDIGNYLKYSYDNRWSIDNPSSEHPRLASRGDTYYSGGAYGNNTYNLYDKDYLRLKNVQLAYDFPSKLVEPFGLSKFRVYVSGLNLVTWAKQDIYDPESTVTNGQFYPQQSVFNTGFSLTF; encoded by the coding sequence ATGAATTACGAACCCTTTTTTAGGAGGAAGGGCGGCTTGCTCAAACTTTGCCGTTTCTTAACACTATTTTTATTTCTTGGAGGAATTTCACTTCCGTCTATTTACGCACAAGAAATTTCTGTTTCCGGTACAATTACCTCCGCATCGGATGGACTTCCACTTCCTGGTGTTTCTGTCCTTGACACTGAAGACCCATCAACGGGCGTTGTCGCTGATTTTGATGGAAATTTTACTATCTCTTTAAAAAATGGCAATACTAGCCTAAGATTTTCTTACATCGGCTTTAAGCCACTTATTACTCCAGTAAATGGTCAAAAAACCCTTAATGTAGCAATGGAAGAAGATGTTGCTAATCTAGATGAAGTTGTAGTCGTTGGTTACGGCACGCAAAAAAAGGCAACGGTAACGGGTGCTGTAACAGCAGTACAAGGAGCAATATTAGAGAGCTCTCCTGCAATAAGTGTATCTAACTCCTTGGCGGGTCGTCTACCAGGTGTAGTTATTATACAGACTAGTGGTGAGCCTGGTAATGATGAGTCTAGTATTAACATTCGAGGCCAAAACACTTTAGGTAACAATCAACCTTTAATAGTTATTGATGGTATTCCTGACAGAGATGGTGGTGTGGGTAGATTAAACCCAGATGATATTGCAAACATTTCGGTACTTAAAGATGCTTCTGCAGCCATATATGGTGCAAGAGCTGCGAATGGTGCATTAATAGTTACTACGAAACAAGGTAAAGCGGGTAAAACAACAGTAACCTATAAGGCAGATTTTGGTTTAGCAAGACCTACGAGCGTTCCTAACATGGCAAATGCTTCTGAGTATTTGACAATTATGAACGAATTATCAATTTTTAATAGTAACATTCCTGTTGATCAATGGGATGCTGCTTGGGCCAATATGCAGTCTCAAGGCAACTATACGATTCCGGGTACCGATGAAACGGTTAATGCTGCATTTAGCCCTGAAACCGTTAGAGGCCATAGAGAAGGTCTTGACCCTTGGCTTTATCCGGACACCGATTGGTTTGATTCTACTTTCAAGAATTATGCTGAGCAAAGTCGCCATAATCTTTCGGTTAGCGGCGGTAGTGAAGCCGCTAGGTTTTATACTTCTATAGGTTACACTGATCAAGATGCTATCTATAAAAATTCAGCGAATAGGTATCAGCAGTACAATTTTCGTATCAATACGGATATTGAAGTAAATGAGTACATAAAAACAAAACTTGGTTTTTCTTATCGTAAAGAAGACAGGACTTTTCCAACTCAAGGAGCGGGTGCTATTTTCCGAATGCTTATGCGTGGTAGACCAAATGAAACTGCCGTATGGCCAAATGGACTTCCAGGTCCGGATATTGAAAATGGACAGCAGCCTGTAGTTGTTACAACAAATGCAACAGGTTACGATAAACGCCCAACAGATTACCTTCAATTAACTGCGTCGGTAGACATAACTAATCCATGGGTAAAAGGTCTGAAGATGACTTTGCTAACAGGTGTAGACCAAAGCCAACAACGTCAGAAACTATGGGAAACTCCTTGGACCCTCTATTCTCTAGATAGAGACAATTACGTTGCTACGGGAAATCCAGTTTTAACAGGAGCTATTAAATCAAACTTCACAGACCCAAGATTAACTCAATTTTCAGCCAATAATCTTAATGTAAATTTAACGGGGCTTATTACTTATGATACAACTTTTGGAGATGATCACGCACTGGGGTTATTGGCCGGCGTAACAAGAGAATCTTTCCAAGGAGAGTTCTTCTCTGCATTTAGAAGAAATTACCTCTCTCCTGCAGTCGATCAGTTGTTTGCCGGTGGATCTGACCAACAAAATACCAATGGTAGTGGTTTCAATAGAACCAGACTAGGGTACTATGGTAGATTTCAATATGATTACAAAGAAAAGTATTTGGCTGAAATCATTTGGAGATATGATGGTTCTTATATCTTTCCAGGCGCAGACCGTTTTGGATTTTTCCCAGGTGTACTTGCAGGATGGAACATTTCCAAAGAAGATTGGTTTAATGTAAAAGCAATTGATTTCCTAAAACTGAGAGCTTCTTATGGACAGATGGGTAATGACCAAGTTTTCTTTAATGATGAATTACAAGAATATGCCTTTTTGAATACATACGGGTTTGGAGAGTATCCAATAGATGGAAATGTTGTAACTACCTTACAAGAAACAGTTTTACCCAATTCTAGCTTTACTTGGGAGAAAGCAAATAACCTGAATGTAGGTCTTGACGGAATTATTATTGACGGAAGTCTAAGCTTCACATTAGAATATTTCCTAAACAAGAGAGATCAAATTTTAATTCAAGAAACTGGGTCTACACCAGGCTCATCAGGTATATCAACCCTTCTACCTCCTGTAAATGCAGGAAAAGTAAGTAACGAAGGTTTTGAATTTTCATTTAACTATTACGGCGGGAACGAAGATGGCTTCAAGTATGAAATAGGATTCAATGGAGGCTACGCCAAAAACACTGTAGACTTTTTGGATGAAGTTCCAGGAATTCCTGACTACCAAAAAATGGAAGGCAAGCCTATTGGTTCATTCTTAGTCTATGAGTCTGATGGGGTATTCAAAGATTTATCTGATATTTCTAGTAATACACTAGATTATAGTGCCGTGAAAGGTGATTTGGAACCAGGTGATATGAAGTTTAAAGATGTTAACGGAGATGGTGCCATTAATGATTTAGACCAAGTAAGATTGGACGAGAGTTTATTTCCTAATTTCAACTACGGTGTTACCCTTAATGCTTCATATAAGAACTGGGACCTTTCCGTTCTTTTTCAAGGTGCCACTGGAGCAAAACTTCCTATTCAGACGGAATCCGGTGATATCGGAAACTACTTGAAGTACAGTTATGATAACAGATGGAGTATTGACAACCCAAGCAGCGAACACCCAAGATTAGCAAGTAGAGGTGACACCTACTATTCTGGAGGCGCTTATGGCAACAATACATATAACTTGTATGATAAAGATTATTTAAGGTTGAAAAATGTTCAACTGGCATATGATTTTCCAAGTAAATTGGTTGAACCCTTCGGTCTTTCAAAATTTAGAGTTTACGTAAGCGGGTTGAATTTAGTTACGTGGGCTAAACAAGATATTTATGACCCTGAGTCAACGGTAACGAATGGACAGTTTTATCCTCAGCAATCCGTATTTAACACAGGGTTTAGTTTAACATTTTAA
- a CDS encoding VCBS repeat-containing protein, translating into MTTSLTSYFEWKYLLIVFLALSCKNETKTPEANLEKNSSELFTLLAPEETNIHFQNELNEGLNANVLVYEYLYNGGGVATGDFNGDNQIDIYFTSNMGENKFYINQGEMTFLDATKTAKVGGRPGPWKTGVSAADVNGDGKLDLYLCYSGALPPQKRSNQLFINQGNDQNGTPIFEEQAKKYGLDSEAFSNQGFFFDYDHDNDLDMLLLNHNPKSLPVLNERSSKELLKKDDLLQGVRLYEQNNGTFSDITTIAGISGSALTYGLGIGISDLNNDGWSDFYVSNDYTIPDYLYINNKDGTFTNSIKEQIGHTSHFSMGNDIADINNDGWSDIFTLDMLPESNNRQKLLLAPDNYEKFDLNIRSGFHYQYMRNMLQLNNGNGTYSEIGQLAGISNTDWSWAALFADYDNDGYKDLYVTNGYFKDYTNLDFINYMEDYVKSKGRLKREDVLEIIQQMPSSNLTNYYFSNQQGKTFSNETESNGMGQPSNSNGAAYADLDNDGDLDLIVNNINKPAFVYRNEANKTESNYLNIQLKGEGHNTQGIGSKITIYTDGNQQNIEQMPTRGYLSTVSSVLHFGLGKTNEIDSLKILWNTGKSQTIFNAVANQTIIANEKNAELINEKTLSQKVVFKKKSQVIDYLHQGSSINDFKRQSLLISQLSHTGPCMINEDINHDGLKDFIIGGGKNQSTALYLQHKNNRFIRQSVPDFETDKKSHDTDVMIFDANGDNHPDIYIASGGYHDYQQHDALLEDRLYLGNGKGDFTRKRNALPKIFSTTGSIAVEDVNGDGFPDIFGGGSIIPGKYPETADNYLLINDGNGIFKNEIKFLAPEAEHLGMVTDTEWFDVNNDGKKDLIIVGKWMPISIFVNVNGKLVNKTSSLISQPLKGWWNTIKIDDFNSDGKPDIIVGNIGTNTQFSVSSKEPAELYFKDFDKNGSIDPLFTFYIQGSNYPYLTRDELLGQLPGKRNKFNSYKSYADANINTIFSDYDLKDAQKLTANEMETSLLLSNTKGTYDIAKLPLEAQYAPTHSIVVSDFNIDGNQDLLLFGNHNHYKLRLGKFDANYGALFYGNGKGNFNYRTQIESGLKVKGPVQSAIWDNNQLYLGIYGSEIQTYELAK; encoded by the coding sequence ATGACCACATCTCTTACCTCATACTTTGAATGGAAATATTTATTGATTGTTTTTTTGGCTCTTAGCTGTAAAAACGAAACGAAGACACCCGAAGCCAATCTAGAAAAAAACAGTAGTGAACTATTTACTCTATTGGCTCCAGAGGAGACAAATATTCATTTTCAAAATGAACTTAATGAAGGTTTAAATGCCAATGTGTTGGTATATGAATATCTTTATAACGGTGGAGGTGTTGCTACGGGAGATTTTAATGGTGATAATCAAATTGATATTTACTTTACTTCCAATATGGGAGAAAACAAGTTCTACATCAACCAAGGTGAAATGACATTTCTTGATGCTACCAAAACGGCAAAAGTAGGTGGCAGACCGGGACCATGGAAAACTGGTGTTTCTGCCGCCGATGTTAACGGCGACGGAAAATTAGACCTTTACCTTTGTTATTCTGGTGCTCTACCGCCACAAAAACGTAGTAATCAACTCTTCATTAACCAAGGTAATGACCAAAACGGTACACCTATATTCGAAGAGCAAGCTAAAAAATACGGTCTTGATAGTGAAGCCTTTAGTAATCAAGGTTTCTTTTTTGATTACGACCATGATAATGATTTGGATATGTTATTGCTCAATCATAATCCAAAATCTCTTCCTGTATTAAATGAACGAAGTTCTAAAGAGTTATTAAAAAAAGACGACCTTTTACAAGGGGTCAGACTATACGAACAGAACAATGGTACATTTTCAGATATCACTACTATAGCTGGAATTAGTGGGTCAGCGCTTACCTATGGATTAGGTATAGGCATCAGTGACCTCAATAATGACGGGTGGTCAGACTTTTACGTATCTAACGACTACACTATACCAGACTATTTATATATTAACAATAAAGACGGAACATTTACCAACTCAATAAAAGAACAGATTGGGCATACCAGTCATTTTTCAATGGGTAACGACATTGCTGATATAAATAATGACGGTTGGTCTGATATTTTTACTTTAGATATGCTCCCAGAGAGTAACAACAGACAAAAGCTACTCTTAGCACCGGATAACTATGAAAAATTTGATTTGAACATTCGCAGTGGGTTTCATTACCAATACATGCGTAATATGTTGCAATTAAATAATGGTAATGGTACATATAGCGAAATAGGGCAACTGGCTGGTATATCTAACACAGATTGGAGCTGGGCGGCACTATTTGCGGACTATGATAATGATGGATACAAAGATTTATATGTAACCAATGGTTACTTTAAGGATTACACTAATCTGGACTTTATAAATTACATGGAAGATTATGTAAAATCTAAAGGACGATTAAAGCGAGAAGATGTATTAGAAATAATTCAGCAAATGCCATCTTCTAATTTAACGAACTACTATTTTTCAAATCAACAAGGAAAGACTTTTAGCAACGAAACGGAAAGTAATGGCATGGGGCAACCTTCTAACAGTAATGGTGCCGCCTATGCAGATTTAGATAATGATGGGGACTTAGATTTAATTGTCAATAATATTAATAAACCTGCATTTGTCTATAGAAATGAAGCAAACAAAACCGAATCTAATTATCTTAATATTCAACTTAAAGGGGAAGGCCATAATACTCAAGGAATTGGCTCTAAAATAACTATCTATACAGATGGCAATCAGCAAAATATAGAGCAAATGCCCACTAGAGGGTATTTATCTACCGTTTCCTCTGTTTTACATTTTGGACTTGGTAAGACAAATGAAATTGATTCTCTAAAAATACTTTGGAATACAGGGAAAAGCCAAACTATATTCAATGCCGTAGCTAACCAAACAATAATAGCCAATGAAAAAAATGCAGAACTGATAAATGAAAAAACCCTATCCCAAAAGGTTGTTTTCAAAAAAAAGAGTCAGGTAATAGATTACCTGCACCAAGGCTCTTCAATTAATGATTTTAAAAGACAATCACTACTAATCTCTCAACTTTCCCATACTGGACCGTGCATGATTAATGAAGATATTAATCATGATGGTTTAAAAGATTTTATTATCGGGGGAGGTAAAAATCAAAGTACAGCCCTGTACCTTCAACACAAAAATAACCGTTTTATTCGTCAATCTGTTCCGGACTTTGAAACCGATAAAAAAAGTCATGATACAGATGTAATGATTTTTGATGCCAATGGAGATAACCATCCTGATATTTATATAGCCAGTGGAGGCTATCACGATTACCAACAACATGATGCCTTATTAGAAGACCGGCTTTATCTTGGTAATGGCAAAGGAGATTTTACTAGAAAAAGGAATGCTCTTCCTAAAATCTTTTCAACTACGGGCTCTATAGCGGTAGAAGACGTAAATGGAGATGGTTTTCCTGATATTTTTGGAGGAGGAAGTATAATACCCGGGAAATACCCGGAAACAGCAGACAACTACCTTCTAATTAACGATGGTAACGGAATCTTTAAGAACGAAATAAAGTTCTTGGCTCCCGAAGCAGAACATCTTGGAATGGTTACGGATACAGAGTGGTTCGATGTAAATAATGATGGCAAAAAGGATCTTATAATTGTGGGCAAATGGATGCCTATCTCAATTTTCGTAAATGTAAATGGTAAGTTGGTAAATAAAACTAGTTCTTTAATTAGCCAACCATTAAAAGGCTGGTGGAACACCATAAAAATAGATGATTTCAATTCTGACGGAAAACCAGATATTATTGTAGGCAACATAGGAACTAACACCCAATTTTCAGTTTCTTCGAAGGAACCTGCTGAACTATATTTTAAAGATTTTGATAAAAACGGCTCTATAGACCCTCTGTTTACTTTCTATATTCAGGGTTCCAATTATCCCTATCTTACCCGAGATGAACTTTTGGGTCAATTACCCGGTAAAAGAAATAAATTTAATAGTTATAAAAGCTATGCAGACGCAAACATAAATACTATTTTTTCTGATTATGATTTAAAAGATGCTCAAAAGCTTACAGCAAATGAAATGGAAACATCCTTATTACTATCTAATACAAAAGGTACTTATGACATAGCAAAACTACCTTTGGAAGCTCAATATGCACCAACACATTCTATAGTTGTAAGCGATTTTAATATTGATGGAAACCAAGACCTTCTACTTTTTGGAAATCATAACCATTACAAATTACGTTTGGGAAAATTTGATGCAAATTATGGTGCTCTTTTCTATGGAAATGGAAAAGGTAATTTTAATTACCGAACACAAATTGAATCTGGCCTAAAGGTTAAGGGCCCTGTACAAAGCGCTATTTGGGATAACAACCAATTATATTTAGGAATCTATGGCAGCGAGATACAGACCTACGAACTTGCTAAATAG
- a CDS encoding RagB/SusD family nutrient uptake outer membrane protein produces the protein MKKERLLILGLLVVAMLPISCKEDFLDTQPLDKISADATWSDGALSEAFVFNVYASLGYGGFEEESLASLTDEAMFTHSGRGINVINEGTLSAATTGNVNIIPQWNELFSAVRKANIALQQLPESTFDNADLKDRLMGESYFLRAYYYHQLMRYYGSAPLIDKPYDLNEDYSIARGTYAENVDFVLNDIEMAITLLDGKDQTRGRASKLSAMGLKSRVLLYAASDLRDGPTATSKSSVISSYSNLDLVAYPSGDRDARWTAARTASKEILDMTSGYKLNLSAPVSAEEGFQNYLSVSMGGGSAIGDAAANVELLFERTHSPLFTQESNWPLGGIHQGINNGPNGYHNWAGNTPIQQLVDDYQMMDGSDFDWENPAHAADPYANRDPRLKATILYDGADWKPRPDDVIAIDPNNQIQTGSYDDGKGEKIAGVDTRSSAIENWNGSRTGYYVRKFIDADPAIVDNQSSAQVIPWPFIRYTEIVLNYVEASIALGDEGEARAWLNKIRYRVGMPEITASGDELVEAYRNERRVELAYEEHRYHDARRWMIAGETLGRVIKTMKVEATLKPGATAHAPYKYDPAVYDYTYNVVDNTDNETRTWDDKMYFMPISRDEINRNDLLTQNPGY, from the coding sequence ATGAAAAAAGAAAGATTATTAATTTTAGGACTATTGGTGGTTGCTATGCTACCAATTTCCTGTAAAGAGGATTTTCTAGATACCCAACCCTTAGACAAAATCTCGGCTGATGCCACATGGTCTGACGGAGCGCTTTCTGAAGCATTCGTATTCAATGTATATGCATCATTGGGCTATGGTGGGTTTGAGGAAGAAAGTCTAGCCTCTCTTACAGATGAAGCTATGTTTACTCACTCTGGACGAGGTATAAACGTTATAAATGAGGGGACGCTATCTGCTGCAACTACCGGAAACGTTAACATAATTCCACAGTGGAACGAACTCTTCTCGGCAGTTAGAAAAGCTAATATCGCTCTACAGCAATTACCAGAATCAACTTTTGATAATGCAGATCTTAAAGATCGCTTAATGGGTGAATCTTATTTTTTAAGAGCATATTACTACCATCAACTAATGCGTTATTATGGTAGCGCACCACTTATTGACAAGCCTTATGATCTTAATGAAGATTATTCTATTGCTCGAGGTACTTATGCTGAAAACGTAGATTTTGTACTTAATGATATAGAAATGGCCATAACACTTCTTGACGGTAAAGACCAAACTCGCGGACGAGCTTCCAAACTTAGCGCAATGGGTTTAAAATCTAGAGTTTTGCTTTATGCCGCCAGTGATTTACGTGATGGTCCCACAGCCACTTCTAAATCTTCAGTTATTAGTAGTTACTCTAACTTAGATTTAGTGGCCTACCCATCCGGTGATCGTGATGCAAGATGGACAGCAGCTAGAACTGCATCCAAGGAAATTTTGGATATGACCTCAGGGTACAAATTAAACCTTTCTGCACCCGTATCTGCAGAAGAAGGTTTTCAAAATTACTTGTCTGTTTCAATGGGTGGTGGTAGTGCAATCGGAGATGCCGCAGCTAATGTTGAACTTCTTTTTGAACGTACACACTCACCATTATTTACACAAGAAAGCAACTGGCCTCTAGGAGGCATACACCAAGGTATTAACAATGGGCCTAATGGATATCACAACTGGGCCGGAAACACTCCTATTCAACAGTTGGTAGACGATTACCAAATGATGGATGGGTCTGATTTTGACTGGGAAAACCCTGCTCATGCTGCTGACCCATATGCTAACCGTGACCCTAGACTAAAAGCAACAATACTTTATGATGGTGCTGACTGGAAGCCACGACCTGATGATGTAATCGCAATAGATCCTAATAATCAGATACAAACCGGATCTTATGACGATGGAAAAGGTGAAAAAATTGCAGGGGTAGATACCCGTAGTTCGGCAATTGAAAACTGGAACGGTAGTAGAACCGGGTATTACGTTCGTAAATTTATTGATGCCGATCCTGCAATCGTTGACAACCAATCAAGCGCACAGGTAATTCCATGGCCTTTTATTCGTTATACGGAAATAGTCCTAAATTATGTAGAAGCTTCAATTGCCCTTGGTGACGAAGGTGAAGCTAGAGCTTGGCTAAATAAAATACGCTACAGAGTAGGAATGCCCGAGATAACAGCTTCAGGTGACGAACTAGTAGAAGCATATAGAAACGAGCGTAGAGTAGAACTTGCATACGAAGAACATCGTTATCACGACGCAAGACGCTGGATGATTGCTGGAGAAACCTTAGGACGTGTGATTAAAACCATGAAAGTCGAGGCAACCTTAAAGCCTGGTGCAACGGCTCATGCCCCGTACAAATATGACCCAGCTGTTTATGATTACACATATAATGTGGTAGACAATACGGACAATGAGACCAGAACTTGGGATGATAAGATGTATTTTATGCCTATAAGTAGAGATGAAATTAATCGTAATGATTTATTGACTCAAAACCCTGGGTATTAA